One Sphingomonas sp. BT-65 genomic window carries:
- a CDS encoding S9 family peptidase gives MRSSLFLLPLLLLAACKSTGDKPAPSPAAPPLFTETVGTPARGVETLFVVVHGDGAAGTEIDISTFAKSLAMAEPGSAVVRLLRPGYADGAGNQSPGTRGAGAGDDYTSDRITLVADTIAVLRNRYRRARVVAIGEGGGAAIVANLAGLRSDLIDGMVLVSCPCALPEWRRYMAGREKPADPWRAKIDSLDPLQTAGGIAPSVRAALISGADDKMVPARFARSYAEALSLRGIATDFRILPEQGSHILDDPQVMEATRRLASALPRSAP, from the coding sequence ATGCGCTCTAGCCTGTTCCTCCTCCCGCTGCTGCTGCTTGCTGCCTGCAAGTCGACCGGCGACAAGCCGGCCCCGAGCCCGGCCGCGCCGCCGCTGTTCACCGAGACCGTCGGAACGCCCGCGCGCGGCGTGGAAACGCTGTTCGTCGTGGTCCATGGCGACGGCGCGGCGGGCACCGAGATCGACATCAGCACCTTCGCCAAGTCGCTCGCGATGGCGGAACCGGGAAGCGCGGTCGTGCGGCTGCTGCGACCCGGCTATGCCGACGGCGCGGGCAACCAGTCGCCCGGCACGCGCGGCGCCGGCGCCGGGGACGACTATACTTCGGATCGTATTACGCTGGTCGCCGACACCATCGCCGTGCTGCGCAACCGTTACCGCCGCGCCCGCGTCGTCGCGATCGGCGAAGGCGGCGGCGCGGCGATCGTCGCCAACCTCGCTGGTCTCCGGTCCGATCTGATCGACGGCATGGTGCTCGTCTCCTGCCCCTGCGCGCTGCCCGAGTGGCGCCGCTACATGGCGGGGCGCGAGAAGCCGGCCGATCCGTGGCGCGCCAAGATCGACAGCCTCGATCCGTTGCAGACCGCCGGCGGCATTGCGCCAAGCGTGCGCGCCGCGCTGATCAGCGGCGCTGACGACAAGATGGTGCCCGCGCGCTTCGCGCGTTCCTATGCCGAGGCGCTGAGCCTGCGCGGCATCGCCACCGATTTCCGCATCCTGCCCGAGCAAGGCAGCCACATTCTCGACGATCCGCAGGTGATGGAAGCCACCCGCCGCCTCGCCTCGGCGCTTCCCCGGAGCGCGCCATGA